From one Drosophila subpulchrella strain 33 F10 #4 breed RU33 chromosome 3L, RU_Dsub_v1.1 Primary Assembly, whole genome shotgun sequence genomic stretch:
- the LOC119553065 gene encoding titin homolog, with the protein MGNQPGKLHTHPQSGRPKKAVHWKSAERPSPPGRPILTPVALPEQQPDVVNLRWDRPIHDGGSPITGYTVEHRRMGSPHWVRATPTPVDRCDVCISGLEPGWRYQFRCFAENIVGRSDASELSDPLTVTLQRNAITVPRFIDELVDTNAVEDERIEFRVRILGEPPPEINWFKDGYEIFSSRRTKIVNDNEASVLVIHQVALTDEGEIKCTATNRAGHVITKARLMVQAPPKIRLPRTYEDGLIVEADEVLRLKVGVAGQPPPAITWLHEGEVIAPGGRFEITNTEKNSLLKIDNVLREDRGEYMVKAWNRLGEDSTSFLVTVTARPNPPGTPKLNMSFGKSATLSWTAPLDDGGCKIGNYIVEYFRVGWNVWLKAATTRALTTTLHDLIEGSEYKFRVKAENPYGLSEPSGESELLFIPDPKRGITKPKSATKIAGDEKDKPKGGDGTVQVPPRRKTLSPPRPQADAATGMSPKQSPSAKRKPKPQLIDNEQLTHEMSYGTSDQALKMDVRKSPSLSSADLGNKPTTNSSSNPKLNLTLVTTTLAPLEKPSEPPIPKSPKSPSTTSPLKLFNPKPSGTQKDRSPVPPRPQPLPTPPKEKPEKASPSSKRSLSPPNKRQPAPLRKSPTPPEPIKVTPALLRSAEPVQLGVNQNVRRFSGQTLSPARNVPTLALAVASGVSAVIGEKLPTIEISAPPTPQEEEMEPSMPEPVPKSQSNPRRFSRSADKHDEVHTSNEFMLVVFDKNSKVKDRDKQDSFELDLEDAIQPPPISISAPDLAFLEFTNLHTTFPLRRSVSSTELLYERAMARFYEAVELEQASKSRKASQDKLATPAPHQTPANLRKRLGSISEAERLSFERRSELRRQSADMVSISRKWDSRENVNDLGNLTRIHTTGQLPLEPRRDLGEQEEPEELGEEHLTESTADDSEDMDLDFDEDMDVDYQPQKQLQQQSSNDLGSDYTESTASSEQDSIEKFKMELLARTRSPSPRDLETYHPRTMGAGTFTPYRAPTPEQAAVVLNRPVPLPSPDFVPKPILKRSSNEHVEQSISPLPSGIGSDIPLTTSPPVPSTPTVTTSNPSTLKMDLAKGIKSFFSRDKRSATEKNTEANEEISNPLEKTNAAAIAADLEAKRRVKEEEEQRRREEERLMQEEAHAAVDHYSDLVREVGSSHKYHTPLYLDRDELKRAAAKAAAETDEEDMLTHAEELKKRLATGGDSDDMFLAPPVVRERRLSISEREQLVHVRDAASNLAFHRSPDSGDAEQENESQPSQQDEEPEYPTVLVVPPPKSKNKSESETESVMSEMVEARPDARGRTRLVKVKRVIRRRVPSSTRSRDASLTRPPPPEVEGSPQTALILSAADRDLLQKAAALAILQSEEQAHEKVRSALSYCTDLVLFLVACYVYLFKDARLVLPILGLIIYRQLGEAVRGYVPGWLRRRIIGDGS; encoded by the exons ATGGGAAATCAGCCGGGAAAGCTGCACACACATCCGCAGAGCGGTCGGCCCAAGAAGGCTGTCCACTGGAAGTCCGCAG AGCGACCTTCACCACCCGGCCGTCCCATCCTGACGCCAGTGGCCCTGCCGGAACAGCAACCGGACGTGGTGAACCTGCGCTGGGATCGGCCAATACATGATGGAGGTTCCCCCATCACTGGCTATACGGTGGAGCACCGCCGCATGGGATCCCCCCACTGGGTgagggccacgcccactccggTCGATCGCTGCGATGTCTGCATCAGTGGACTGGAACCAGGATGGCGCTATCAATTTCGCTGTTTTGCCGAAAACATTGTGGGACGATCCGATGCCAGCGAACTTTCCGATCCTTTGACAGTGACGCTCCAGCGGAATGCCATCACCGTGCCCCGCTTCATCGATGAACTGGTGGACACGAATGCAGTGGAGGATGAACGCATCGAGTTCCGAGTGCGCATCCTGGGCGAACCTCCGCCGGAGATCAATTGGTTCAAGGACGGCTACGAGATCTTCAGCAGTCGCCGCACCAAGATCGTTAATGACAATGAGGCCAGTGTCCTGGTGATCCACCAGGTGGCCCTGACCGACGAGGGCGAGATCAAGTGCACGGCCACCAATCGAGCGGGTCATGTGATTACCAAAGCACGTTTGATGGTGCAGGCCCCGCCCAAGATACGATTGCCGCGCACCTACGAGGATGGACTGATCGTGGAGGCGGACGAGGTGCTGCGTCTTAAGGTGGGCGTGGCTGGACAACCACCACCAGCCATCACGTGGCTCCATGAGGGCGAGGTGATCGCTCCAGGTGGACGCTTTGAG ATAACCAACACTGAGAAGAACTCGCTGCTCAAGATCGACAATGTGTTGCGCGAGGATCGCGGCGAGTATATGGTGAAGGCTTGGAACCGACTGGGCGAGGATAGCACCTCCTTCCTGGTCACTGTGACGGCCAGACCCAATCCGCCGGGCACTCCCAAACTAAACATGTCCTTCGGCAAGTcggccaccctctcctggaCGGCTCCACTCGACGACGGAGGCTGCAAGATTGGCAACTACATAGTGGAATACTTCCGAGTGGGGTGGAACGTTTGGCTGAAGGCGGCCACCACGCGGGCACTGACCACCACGCTCCACGATCTGATCGAGGGTTCGGAGTACAAGTTCCGGGTGAAGGCGGAGAACCCTTATGGTCTAAGTGAACCCTCTGGAGAATCGGAGCTGCTCTTCATACCGGATCCCAAGAGAGGCATCACCAAGCCAAAGTCAGCTACCAAGATAGCAGGGGACGAGAAGGACAAGCCCAAGGGAGGAGATGGAACGGTGCAGGTGCCACCACGTCGGAAGACCCTATCGCCACCTCGACCACAGGCAGATGCCGCCACGGGCATGTCGCCCAAGCAGTCGCCCAGTGCCAAGCGGAAACCGAAGCCGCAGCTTATCGACAACGAGCAACTGACCCACGAGATGTCCTACGGCACCTCGGATCAGGCCTTGAAGATGGACGTGCGCAAGAGTCCTTCGCTGAGCAGTGCGGATTTGGGAAATAAACCCACAACTAATAGCTCCTCCAATCCGAAGCTCAACTTGACGCTGGTGACCACCACATTGGCACCGTTGGAGAAGCCATCCGAACCCCCGATCCCCAAGTCACCCAAATCACCTTCAACTACCTCTCCATTGAAGCTATTCAATCCCAAGCCCTCGGGAACACAAAAGGATAGGTCACCCGTGCCGCCGAGACCACAACCCTTGCCCACTCCGCCCAAGGAGAAACCGGAGAAGGCGTCACCCAGTAGCAAGAGGAGCTTGAGTCCACCCAACAAGAGGCAGCCGGCTCCTCTGCGCAAGAGTCCAACGCCACCGGAACCCATTAAGGTGACACCAGCTCTGCTGAGAAGCGCGGAGCCCGTTCAGCTGGGAGTCAACCAGAACGTAAGACGCTTCTCTGGCCAGACCCTAAGCCCGGCCAGAAATGTGCCCACTCTGGCCTTGGCCGTGGCTTCCGGTGTGTCGGCTGTGATTGGTGAGAAGTTGCCCACCATCGAGATTAGTGCTCCACCAACGCCGCAGGAGGAGGAGATGGAGCCTTCCATGCCAGAACCTGTTCCGAAATCCCAGTCCAACCCAAGGCGCTTCTCCAGGTCAGCCGACAAGCACGACGAAGTCCACACCAGCAATGAGTTCATGCTGGTCGTCTTCGACAAGAACAGCAAGGTCAAGGATAGGGACA AACAAGATTCCTTTGAGCTGGACCTGGAGGACGCCATCCAGCCGCCGCCCATTTCGATTTCAGCCCCGGATCTGGCCTTCCTGGAGTTCACCAACTTGCACACCACCTTCCCACTCCGTCGATCCGTCAGCTCCACGGAACTTTTGTACGAGCGGGCCATGGCAAGGTTCTATGAGGCAGTAGAGCTGGAGCAGGCTTCAAAATCCCGCAAAGCATCGCAGGACAAACTGGCCACACCGGCTCCCCACCAGACGCCTGCTAATCTTCGCAAGCGTTTGGGCTCCATTTCGGAGGCGGAGCGGCTGTCCTTTGAGAGAAGGAGCGAACTTCGCCGCCAGTCGGCGGATATGGTGTCGATATCGCGAAAATGGGATTCCAGGGAGAACGTCAACGACTTGGGTAACCTGACACGCATCCACACCACTGGACAGTTGCCGCTGGAGCCACGAAGGGATCTGGGGGAGCAGGAGGAACCGGAGGAATTGGGGGAGGAACATTTGACGGAGAGTACGGCCGATGATAGCGAGGATATGGATCTGGATTTCGATGAGGATATGGATGTCGATTACCAGCCGCAgaagcagctgcagcagcagtcCAGCAATGACCTCGGTTCGGATTACACGGAGAGCACTGCCTCCTCGGAGCAGGACTCCATCGAGAAGTTCAAGATGGAGCTGCTGGCGCGCACCCGGTCGCCCAGTCCCAGGGATCTGGAGACCTATCATCCGCGTACCATGGGCGCTGGAACCTTCACGCCCTACCGAGCTCCCACCCCGGAGCAGGCTGCCGTGGTGCTCAACCGTCCAGTGCCACTGCCCAGTCCAGATTTTGTGCCCAAACCAATCCTCAAGAGGTCCTCCAATGAGCATGTGGAGCAGTCTATTAGTCCTTTGCCAAGTGGAATTGGCAGCGATATACCATTGACCACCAGTCCTCCAGTGCCTTCGACGCCCACTGTAACTACCAGCAATCCCAGTACCCTCAAAATGGACCTGGCCAAGGGaataaagtcatttttcaGCCGCGACAAGAGATCAGCCACGGAGAAGAACACGGAGGCCAACGAGGAGATATCCAATCCGCTGGAGAAGACCAATGCAGCAGCCATTGCGGCGGACTTGGAGGCCAAGCGAAGGGttaaggaggaggaggagcagcgcCGCAGGGAGGAGGAACGTCTCATGCAGGAGGAGGCCCATGCCGCAGTGGATCACTACAGCGATCTGGTGAGGGAGGTGGGTAGTTCCCATAAGTACCATACACCCCTCTACCTGGATCGCGATGAACTGAAGCGAGCGGCGGCCAAGGCGGCGGCAGAAACCGACGAGGAGGACATGCTCACCCATGCGGAGGAGCTGAAGAAGAGACTCGCCACCGGTGGCGACAGCGACGACATGTTCCTGGCCCCACCAGTGGTCAGGGAGCGGCGGCTCTCAATCTCGGAACGGGAGCAACTGGTCCATGTGCGCGATGCAGCCAGCAATCTGGCATTCCATCGCTCGCCAGACAGTGGAGATGCGGAGCAGGAAAACGAATCCCAGCCATCGCAACAGGATGAAGAGCCCGAATACCCCACTGTGCTGGTGGTGCCCCCACCCAAATCGAAGAACAAGAGCGAATCTGAGACTGAGAGCGTCATGAGCGAGATGGTGGAGGCTCGTCCGGATGCCAGGGGCAGGACTCGTTTGGTGAAGGTCAAGAGGGTGATTCGGCGCAGGGTTCCTTCCAGCACTCGATCGCGTGATGCCTCATTGACCAGACCTCCGCCTCCGGAAGTAGAGGGCAGCCCGCAGACAGCTCTAATCCTCTCCGCCGCCGACAGGGATTTGCTGCAGAAGGCAGCCGCTCTGGCCATCCTCCAGTCGGAGGAGCAGGCCCACGAGAAGGTCCGTTCGGCCCTCAGCTACTGCACGGATCTGGTCCTCTTCCTGGTCGCCTGCTATGTGTACTTGTTCAAGGACGCCCGCCTGGTCCTGCCCATCCTGGGCCTGATCATCTACCGGCAGCTGGGCGAGGCTGTGAGGGGCTATGTGCCCGGCTGGCTGCGTCGCAGGATCATCGGGGATGGTAGCTAG
- the LOC119554672 gene encoding uncharacterized protein LOC119554672: MAITLGCLFLITLASGSLAQWSAHLVPPTGGLLPHLPPATLAPPATLSQDLDEVQRLIQFKPLNQLLVRYLINDAQFQSFVRIINSNAAFTARWRLLSQPELIIFLQWTDQQLLASGGSFEMEEQRLKVSLLNQFPYWSGTVFGWQGFLNEAQLYLPLYAIRAHINAKVLQQGIFAQFWQRLQGLRVMYERWLTSVETTQVLAKLQKAGIDTVQLDGIIREFFGWNSVNGTAESTTAAPATPAAPTVIPGAVLPPVNALPVVV; this comes from the coding sequence ATGGCCATCACTCTGGGCTGCCTCTTTCTGATCACCCTGGCCAGTGGATCCCTGGCACAGTGGTCTGCTCATCTGGTGCCTCCAACTGGTGGTCTTCTGCCGCATCTTCCGCCCGCCACCTTGGCTCCACCGGCCACTTTGTCCCAGGATCTGGATGAAGTCCAGCGTTTGATCCAGTTCAAGCCCTTGAACCAACTCTTAGTGCGCTACCTAATCAACGATGCCCAGTTCCAGTCCTTTGTGCGGATCATCAACAGCAATGCCGCCTTCACCGCCCGCTGGCGTCTTCTCTCCCAGCCGGAGCTCATCATTTTCCTGCAGTGGACGGATCAGCAGCTCCTGGCTTCGGGTGGTTCCTTTGAGATGGAGGAGCAGAGGCTGAAGGTCAGCCTGTTGAACCAATTCCCCTACTGGTCCGGCACAGTCTTCGGCTGGCAGGGATTCCTCAACGAGGCACAGCTTTACCTTCCACTGTATGCCATTCGGGCGCACATCAATGCTAAAGTGCTACAACAGGGCATCTTCGCCCAGTTCTGGCAAAGATTACAAGGTTTAAGGGTGATGTATGAACGCTGGTTGACCTCCGTGGAAACTACCCAAGTGCTGGCTAAACTTCAGAAGGCTGGCATCGATACCGTCCAGTTGGATGGCATCATCCGAGAGTTTTTCGGCTGGAATTCTGTAAATGGAACTGCAGAATCTACCACTGCCGCACCTGCAACTCCAGCTGCCCCCACAGTAATCCCGGGTGCTGTTTTGCCACCTGTAAACGCTCTTCCTGTGGTTGTCTAG
- the LOC119554673 gene encoding uncharacterized protein LOC119554673, which translates to MGRNKANNKKVTPGAAKPKTALNKSKKAKNVFKVADGNKGKGKKPKEVQGKLKQIKESVKAKQEKVDASLKTLHKDLVVKKPKAPVAPIKNNKKKGANAQKVSDTLGKLKF; encoded by the exons ATGGGTCGCAACAAGGCAAACAACAAAAAGGTGACTCCTGGAGCCGCCAAGCCTAAGACTGCGCTGAACAAGTCCAAGAAGGCCAAGAACGTGTTCAAGGTGGCCGACGGGAACAAGGGCAAGGGTAAGAAGCCCAAGGAAGTGCAGGGCAAGCTCAAGCAG ATAAAGGAATCTGTAAAGGCCAAGCAGGAGAAGGTGGACGCCAGCCTGAAGACTCTGCACAAGGATCTGGTGGTGAAGAAGCCAAAAGCCCCAGTGGCACCCATCAAGAACAACAAGAAGAAGGGGGCCAATGCCCAGAAAGTGTCCGACACTTTGGGCAAACTCAAGTTCTAA
- the LOC119554671 gene encoding tRNA (guanine(37)-N1)-methyltransferase, translating to MFIVGKLKVPGLTIITNRLRHYFRNMDAKELQPPTSVRGMQELQRDQFKKRVQVPRLRVPESQVQRVMPLVKKFLLKMEHLHPVRAVDKSREILLHPTPVKNWESLPTEDLQKREVTSENFSFAEIELGYENWSANDILKSVLPTEEEGLTSYSRIGHIAHLNLRDHLLPYKQLIGQVLRDKLPNCRTVVNKASSIDNTYRNFQLELICGEPEYQVETKENGVPFEFDFSKVYWNPRLSTEHERIVKTLKSGDVLYDVFAGVGPFSVPAAKKRCHVLANDLNPESFHWLQHNAKRNKCLANIKTFNKDGRQFILEELREDLLKRLLNTDTTTYAIHITMNLPAMAVEFLDAFRGLYKAEELAELPENVSYPTVHVYSFAKGENTKELVRLLVESNLGASLDDNLLEGINFVRNVAPNKDMYRVSFKLSLNLLTTSKDIEIKRKRCAEEEEVAATKVKCV from the coding sequence ATGTTTATAGTGGGTAAATTGAAGGTCCCGGGATTAACGATTATAACGAATCGTTTACGTCACTACTTTCGGAACATGGACGCCAAGGAACTCCAGCCTCCCACCTCGGTGCGCGGAATGCAGGAGCTCCAAAGGGATCAGTTCAAGAAGAGAGTCCAGGTGCCCAGATTACGGGTTCCGGAGTCTCAAGTGCAACGCGTGATGCCGCTGGTCAAGAAGTTCCTGCTCAAGATGGAGCACCTGCATCCTGTCCGAGCTGTGGATAAGTCCCGGGAGATCCTGCTGCATCCAACGCCAGTCAAGAACTGGGAATCCCTGCCCACAGAGGATCTGCAAAAGCGGGAAGTCACCTCTGAGAACTTCTCGTTCGCCGAAATCGAGTTGGGCTATGAAAACTGGAGTGCCAACGACATCTTGAAAAGCGTGCTGCCCACGGAGGAGGAAGGTCTCACCTCCTACTCCCGCATTGGCCACATTGCCCATCTCAATCTGCGGGATCACCTGCTGCCTTATAAGCAGCTCATCGGCCAGGTGCTCCGCGACAAACTGCCCAATTGCCGCACGGTGGTCAACAAAGCATCCTCCATTGACAACACCTACCGCAACTTCCAGCTGGAACTGATCTGCGGGGAGCCGGAGTACCAGGTGGAAACCAAGGAGAACGGAGTGCCCTTCGAGTTTGACTTTTCCAAGGTGTACTGGAATCCCCGCCTTTCGACGGAGCACGAAAGGATTGTCAAAACGCTTAAATCGGGAGATGTTCTCTATGACGTATTTGCTGGCGTGGGTCCGTTCAGTGTTCCTGCTGCCAAGAAGCGCTGCCATGTCCTGGCCAATGACCTGAATCCCGAGAGCTTCCACTGGCTGCAACATAATGCCAAGAGAAATAAGTGCCTGGCTAATATAAAAACGTTTAACAAGGATGGCAGGCAGTTTATACTCGAAGAGCTGCGGGAGGATTTGTTAAAGCGTCTGCTGAACACAGATACCACCACTTATGCCATCCATATAACAATGAACCTACCAGCTATGGCTGTGGAGTTCCTCGATGCATTTCGTGGCCTCTACAAAGCAGAGGAACTGGCTGAGTTGCCTGAAAACGTGTCCTATCCCACCGTTCATGTTTACTCCTTTGCCAAGGGTGAGAACACCAAGGAGTTGGTGCGCCTTCTGGTGGAGAGCAATCTGGGTGCCAGCCTAGACGACAACCTGCTCGAAGGAATCAACTTTGTGAGAAATGTGGCCCCCAATAAGGACATGTACAGGGTTTCCTTTAAGCTATCCCTTAACTTGCTAACCACCTCGAAAGATATTGAAATCAAGAGAAAGCGTTgtgcggaggaggaggaggtggccGCCACCAAAGTGAAATGTGTTTGA